The Notoacmeibacter ruber DNA segment CGACTATGGTCGGCGCCGATCTCCTAATCCTGCTTTCCGATATTGACGGACTCTACACGGCCCCGCCGGCGAACAACCCCGGCGCAAAGCTGATCCCCGAGGTGTCGCGCATCACGCCGCAGATCGAAGCCATGGCAGGCGACGCCGGCTCGGAACTGTCACGCGGCGGTATGCGAACCAAAATCGAGGCGGGCAAGATCGCGACCGGCGCCGGCTGCGCCATGATCATCGCGTCGGGAAAACCTCTGTCACCGATCACCGCCATCGGCGCCGGTGCGCCGCATACGCTGTTTGCCGCGACTGGTGCGGCCACCGCTCGAAAGGGCTGGATCGTCGGCTCGATTGAATGCGCGGGCCGCATCTATGTCGATGCCGGCGCGGAGGAGGCGTTTCGGGCTGGCAAAAGTCTTCTGCCGGCTGGCGTAAAGCAGGTGGAGGGCACCTTTCGACGCGGCGACCCGGTGTCGATCCACCGCCACGATGGCGGCGTGGAAATCGCCCGGGGGCTTGCCGGCTACGACAGCAACGAAGCGATGATGATCGCCGGCCACCGCAATGCCGAAATCGAAGCCATTTTGAACCAGCCGCCACGAAGCGCCATGGTCCACCGCGACGATCTGGTAATCTTGTAGCGAAGCGGCAACTTTCGCCCGCGACTGCGCATTCATCCTGCAAAAGACAGACGCAGGAGCATGCCCCTATGGCTTACGATCCGACCCACTCTGAAACACGCCTGGCTACGTCGTCCGGCAATCATTGGGGATGGCAACTCGCTTTCGGCATCATTCTTCTGATCGGCGGGTTGATCGCTTTGCTCAATCCTTTCGCGGCGTCCATGGCTGCCACGACCATCGCCGCCATCGTCTTTCTGTTCGTCGGCATTATGCAGATTGTCATGGCGGTCCGAGATATCCACGGAACCGCCAGCCGCGTGGCCACCGGCATCCTCGGCGCATTGCTCATTCTGTTTGCGATCCTTCTTATGTTCGACCCGATCGGCGGGATCATTTCGCTGACCTTGATGATCGGCTTCTTCTTCATCGCGATGGGTGCCGCGCGCCTCTGGATTGCGATGCGCATGCGTGAGCGCAGGGGCTGGGGCTGGCTCGCCGCAGCAGGCGTCATCACCATCGTTCTGGGAATCGCCACGCTGTTTTTCGCAACCGCCGGTGATCTGGCCCTTCTCGGGCTCTTCCTCGCCGTCGACCTGCTGTTCGCGGGCGGCGCCGCCATTGCTCAGGCCATGATGGGCCGGACGCAGGGCTGAGCCTTAGCCGCGATAATCGGGTTGCGGCCACAACCCACGGCCACTACAAGCCTTTGCCTATATGCCGAACCGTCAGATCGCCGGTTCGGCACCGAAAAAATGGCGAGGACGACATCATGCTCGATCGGAGCGAGGACAATGGCAGCGAAATCCGCACCCTGATGGCCGGCATCGGCCTGCGCGCCCGGGCTGCTTCTGCGCCACTCGCCATTGCGACGACCGAGGCGAAGAATGCGGCCCTCCGCGCCATGGCCGATGAGGTCGAGGCCGCGACGGACGATATTCTGCGCGCCAATGAGAAGGACATGGAGGCGGGCCGCGCGCGCAACCTCGCAGGCTCCTTCCTCGACAGGCTGGAACTGACCGCCGAACGCATTGCAGCCATCGCCGCTAGCGTCCGCGCCATCGCCGAACTGCCCGACCCTGTCGGCGCCATCACGAGCGAATGGGACCGGCCCAACGGCCTTCACATCGAGCGGGTACGGACGCCGCTTGGTGTGATCGGCGTCATCTATGAAAGCCGGCCCAACGTTACGGCGGATGCCGGCGCGCTCTGCCTGAAGAGCGGTAACGCCGTCATCTTGCGCGGCGGCTCCGACAGCGCTCATTCGTCGCGAGCCATCCATGCGGCCCTGATCGAGGGACTGCGCGAAGCCGGTTTGCCGGAAGACGCCATTCAGCTCGTTCCCACGACGGATAGGTCTGCCGTCGGCGAGTTGCTGACCGGCCTCAGCGGGACGGTCGACGTCATCGTGCCGCGCGGCGGAAAAAGCCTCGTCGCCCGCGTCGAGGCCGATGCGCGCGTACCGGTCTTCGCGCATCTCGAGGGGCTCTGCCATATCTATGTCGACAAGTCGGCCGATCTGGACATGGCCGTCGAGATCGTGGCCAATGCCAAACTCCGCCGGACGGGCATATGCGGAGCGGTCGAAACCTTGCTGATCGATCGCGCCGCGCTGGAAACCCACCTTAAGCCGATCCTCGACAAATTATCCGAAGGTGGCTGCGAAATCCGCGCCGACGAGACGATCTTTGCGGCTTGGCCCGGCGCGATCGGAGCTGAGGACGCCGACTGGGCGACGGAATATCTCGATGCCATTGTCTCCGTTGCAGCGGTGGACGGCATTTCGGGCGCGATCCAGCATATCAATCGGTGGTCGTCGCGGCATACCGAAGCGATCATTGCCGAGGATACGGAGGCCGTTGCCCGCTTCTTTTCCGAGATCGACAGCGCGATCCTGCTCCATAATGCCTCCACGCAATTCGCCGACGGCGGCGAATTTGGCATGGGCGCCGAAATCGGCATCGCCACCGGCAAGATGCATGCGCGCGGACCGGTCGGTCTCGAGCAGCTATGCTCCTTCAAATACCGCGTACGCGGTACGGGCCAGACACGGCCTTGAAGCTCACCGTCCTGTCTGAACGGAAGCGAAGATCATGCGCCTGATCGGCACGGCCCGTGATCGACCGAGCGTCGATCTTGACGATATCGACGCTCGCTATCTGCGCATGCCTGTCGTGCCGCGCGGCTTGGCCGTGGGCCTCTTCGGCGGATCGTTCAATCCAGCGCATGAGGGCCACGTTCTAGTTGCCGAAACCGCTCTGCGCCGCCTTAAACTGGACCGGCTCTGGTGGATGGTCACGCCGGGCAACCCGCTGAAGAACCGGAACGAGCTGGCGCCGCTCGCCGAACGGATCGCCCAGTCCGAAACGCTTGCCCGCGATCCGCGCATCGACGTCACCGCATTCGAAGCCGTAATCGGAGCCGGCTTTACCGCCGATACGCTGGCTCATATTCGCCGCCGCAATCCCGCGGTCCATTTCGTCTGGATCATGGGTGCCGACAGCCTCGCCGGCTTTCACCGCTGGCAGCGCTGGCGTGAAATCGCGGAAACCTATCCGATCGCGATCATAGACCGTCCGGGCTCCACCTTGGCCTTTCTGTCATCCCGCATGGCAAAAACCTTCGATCATGCGCGCATCGACGAGAACGATGCAGCGCTTCTGCCTCGCATCTCTCCCCCAGCATGGACCTTCATCCATGGCCCACGCTCGTCCCTTTCCTCGACGGAAATCAGGCAAGAGCGGCGGGTGCCTCAATAGGCCGTGCCATCCTTGCGGGTAAAAGCCCACCCGTCATCCGTCATCACGGCTTTCAGATCGTCTTCCGGATAAGTGCCTTCATCGCCCGCCGTCCGGTCGCCGATCTCAAGATAGACGGCCTGTTTCTCGGTACGATTGATGAGGTGATGCGCCGAACCGCCGGCCGGAAAGCCTGCGCAATCGCCGGGCGACAGATCCCATTCTCCCTCTTCGGTCCGCAAAGTCGGATGCCCGTCCAGAACATAGATGAACTCATCCTGGCGCGAATGGCGATGCAGGAGCGCTGATTCGCCGCCCGGCTCCAGCGTCGTAAGATTGACGCCGAAATTCGTCAGCGCGAAAGAATCACCAAGCGGCCGCTTGGTCCGCTTTGCCACGCGCTCGGCGAAAACCGGCGGATAGTTCGACTTCTTGATGCGCGGCGGCTGCGATGGCGCATGGATAAAAGCGGGCTTGGTATCGTCCTTCACGGTCATCTCCCATCGTTGAAATTCAGTCACTTCAAGCTCTTTCGAATATGACGGCATGGCAAGCTTCGTGCCAGCTTTCACGCGCCACGTCTTGAAATTGTCGTCTACCACTGCCAACTTTGGATTCGTGCCGCCTCTCGAAGGCGACGGCAGCAACAGAAAGGAACGACGCTGGCACAGCACGCTCAGGCCCTTGCGGCCCATACATCGACCGATCGCAACGCGGAGCCGGGACAGACGACAGACCCGGCCCAGAGCATCGCCGAACGGACGCGGAACGCAGTCCTCGCATCTTTGGATGATTCAAAGGCCGAGGACATTCTCTCCATCGACATTCGAGGCAAATCGAGCCTTGGCGACTTCATGGTCATTGCCTCCGGGCGATCGCACCGTCATGTCGCTGCCATTGCCGAGCACCTGAAACAGGCGCTCAAGGACAATGGGTATGGCGTGGCCCGTGTGGAGGGAGACGGTTCGGCCGACTGGATCCTGATTGATCAGGGTGACGTGATCGTCCACATTTTCCGCCCGGAGGTCCGGGAATTCTACAATCTGGAAAAGATGTGGCAGTTGCCCGATCTGGAGGACGGCACCGTTCATTGAACGGGAGGCGCCGGCCCTGTAAGGCGGGTGCATGCGTATTGTGATCCATGCCGTGGGCCGGATGAAGGCCGGCCCCGAAGCCGAGTTGTGCGATCGATACCTCGATCGCTTTCGACGCGCCGGAGGTTCGCTCGGCCTGCAATTTGGCGGCGTCCTCGAACCGGTGGAAAGCCGGGCTTCCTCGGTTGCGCTGCGAAAACGCGAGGAAGCCGGTAAACTCCTTTCCCATCTGGACGCGTCCAGCGCGCTCATCCTTCTGGATGAGCGTGGGAAAGACATGACCTCTCCGGCGTTTGCAGATCGGCTCGGCCGGTTTCGGGATGATGGCCTGTCATCCCTCGTGCTCGCGATCGGCGGGCCGGATGGGCACGATGCCGAACTGCGCGAGAAGGCGGATATGGTCCTCTCTTTCGGTCAGGCGACCTTCCCCCATCAGATCGTTCGGATCTTGCTGGCTGAACAGCTCTACCGTGCAACCACCATTCTTTCGGGCCATCCCTACCACCGGGCATGAACGGGCGGGTGAATGGCCAGCCTCCCCCAAGGCGGCGGTCATATTCTCTCCACCGTTGCATCCTATAAGGCCGGCTCGTCGGAGGGGCGCCCGATATGGTTTATCAAATCTTAAAATCTGCACGGATAGGGTAGGCGCATGATTGCGCGCCGTCTCCCACTTCTGCGTGCCCTGTTCGGCGGCCTTGCCCTCTCGGCCGCGGGATACGCCATGGCGCACGCAGCCGACGAAACGGCGGCGACCGACAAGACCATCACGACCAAGTCCTTTGAAGCCGATTACAGCGAAGCCCGCCGAATTGCGGTGCGGCGTGATGAAAAGCGCAGCGACTACCAGTCGCTGGCGCGCGAACTGGCGGAAAGTGCATCGCGCCGCGCCGCGCTGCAGGCGGAAATTGCGGCGCTCGGCGTCGATGCTCGTGCCATCGGCGCCGCGCTGATCCAGGCAGCAAAGACCGAGCGAAAGCTGACCGAGGACATTGCCTCGATCGAGAGTCGCCTTGTCGGTTTGCGCGAACGCCAGTCCGGTCTCCAGATATCCCTGACGGCGCGGCGTGCCCTTCTTGCGGAAGTGCTGGCTTCGCTTCAGCGTATGGGCCTCAACCCACCACCGGCACTGCTCGTTACGCCGGACGATGCCTTGTCGGCCGTTCGAAGCGCCATCCTTCTCGGTGCTGTGGTGCCGGAATTGCGCGAAGAGACAACGGCCCTGCTTCAGGATCTGTCGGACCTCAGAAACGTCGCCGCGCATATTACCGAGCAGAAGGAATCTCTGGCGGAAACGCAACGGGATCAGGCCGCCGAGCGTGAGCGCCTGTCGCTTCTGCTCGACGCCAAGAATGCCGCCCGCCAGAAAAGCCAGGCGCAGATCGAAGCGGAACAGGCGCGAGCCTCCGAACTCGCCAAACGCGCTTCCAGCCTCGCTGAACTGATCGAAACGCTCGAAGATGAGCGTCAGAAGGCCGAGGAAGAAGCCCGGCAGGAAGCCGACCGCAAGGCCGAGGAAGCAGCGGAGGCGGCGCGCCTCGCCGCGCTGGAAGCCGAGCGGCAGAGAACGGCCGAAGCGGAAGCCAAGGCGAAGGCAGCCCAGGAACTGGCCGATCGCCTCGCCAGACTGCGCGACCCCGACGAGAAGGATGCCGACCATCGGCTGTCCGCCAACCTGCCCTTCTCCAGCCGCAGAGGCGATCTTGTTCTGCCCGTGGCCGGGCGTCTCGAAAGCCGCTTCGGCGAAACCGACGAAACGGGCGAGAAGAGGCTTGGAGACACCGTTCGGTCACAATCAGGCTCCATCGTAACCTCTCCAGCCGGGGGTACGGTTCTGTTTGCGGGGCGGTTTCGTAGTTTCGGACAAACGATCATTCTCGATGCTGGCGAAGGTTATGCGATCGTCATGGGCGGCATGCATGCCATCAACGTGACCCGCGGCCAGAGCGTTCTTGCCGGCGAGCCGATCGGAGAAATGGGCGAAACGCGGCTTGCCGCTTTGGCGCCTTTGGAGGATGCGCTTTCGGAGCCGATGCTTTACATCGAGTTCTGGAAGGACAAGAAACCCGTAGATCCGGCCGCGTGGTGGTCGAATCACAGTCTTGGAAGGACGAGGAATGATCCGTAAGCTTTCGCTGCTCTGCGCTGGTGCCCTGATGGGCGCGACAGCCATGACCGTGGTGACCAACGGTTTGGACCTTCAGGCGAAGGCCGCCAGCAGCGAGACCTATCGGCAGCTCGCCATCTTTGGCGATGTGCTGGAGAGGGTTCGCAGTCAGTATGTGACCGAGCCGGACGAGAAGGAGCTGATTCAGAGCGCCATCAAGGGCATGCTCGCTTCGCTCGACCCGCACTCTGCCTATCTCGACCCGGATGAAGCCTCGGACATGAGTGTCCAGACGCGCGGCGAATTCGGCGGGCTCGGGATCGAAGTCACCATGCAGGATGATCTCGTCAAGGTCATCACGCCGATGGACGACACCCCTGCCATGAAGGCCGGTGTTCTGGCAGGCGACCTCATTGCAAGGATCGACGGCGACGAAGTGCGCGGCCTCACCCTGTCCGAAGCGGTCGAAAAGATGCGCGGCGCGCGGGGCGAGCCGATCATGCTGACGATTCTGCGTGAAGGCGCCGACGCGCCTATCGAGATCGAGGTCATTCGCGACATCATCAAGGTCAAGGCGGTCAAGGTCCGCACCGAAGGCGATGTCGGCTATCTCAAGGTTACCTCCTTCACCGAAAAGACCTTTGCCGACCTGGAAAAGGGCTTCAAGACGATCCAGAAGGAAATCCCCGAAGACGAGTTGAAGGGCTACGTGCTCGACCTTCGTCTTAATCCGGGCGGCGTCCTGACCCAGGCGATCGCGGTTTCCGATGCCTTCCTCGATCGCGGTAAGATCCTGTCGACACGCGGTCGCGACGATCGCGAATACAAACGCTACGACGCCACACCGGGCGATCTCGCCGAAGGCAAGCCCGTCATCGTTCTCATCAATGGTGGCTCGGCTTCCGCTTCCGAGATTGTCGCCGGCGCCCTGCAGGATCTGCGACGCGCCACGGTTCTGGGCACACGCTCCTTCGGCAAGGGTTCGGTCCAGACCGTTCTGCCACTGGCCGAGAATGGCGCCCTGAAACTGACCACCGCACTTTATTATCTGCCTTCGGACGCCTCCATCCAGGGCAAGGGCATCACGCCGGACATCATCGTCAAGCAGCCCCTCCCCGACGACATGAAGGGCCGTGAGGAAGATATGAAGAGAGGCGAGTCTTCGCTCCGCGGTCACATCACCGGCGACAGCGAAGATGATGAGGGTTCGGGTTCGTCGGCCTACGTTCCGCCGGAAGCCGAAGACGACCTTCAGCTTCAGGCGGCATTGCGCCTCCTGCGGGGCGAGGACAAGGACCCTGCCTTCCCGCCTTCGCAGGACCGGGCCGATGCCGGAACGGCGCAGCAATAAGTGAAATGGCGGCGGCTCCCTGCGATCCGCCGCTTTCTTTTCCTTCGTCGCCTGGATCCGATCCACTGCCATGAGCCTGCCGAGCGAGACCGACGCGACGAGAGGGCCTATCGACCGTCCGCTTGGCATGAACCGTCCCGATCCGAAAACAGCGTCGGGACGCGGTTTCAGGCCGTTCAGCCACGGTGCGCCCCTCCTTCTTTCCCTGATCCTGCTGGGTGGTTCCATCTGGACGGCACGCCATCAGGACCCTCTCCGCAAGGCAAGCGAGCTGGAAGAAACAGCCTTGGCGAGGGCACCGGAGCCCGAACAGCAGATTGATCCTGCCGTGACCGAGCCGAAGGCAGAGCCTAACAATCCTGCGACGACGCGCATTCAGTCGCCCATCCAGCGTAGTGGCAGCGGTAGCGGTCCCGCCATCATTCGCGTGGCGCCCGATAGCGACACCCTGCCTGATCTCGCTGATGGCGAAAATCCAGCGGATTCCGGCGGTGCGATCATTATTCGGGATGCGGCGGCGCTCTCCGCACCGATGCGGCTTTCATCGCGTCCTGAACCGTCCCTCATTGAACAAACCCCACAAGGACCGCTTCCGACCATAGGCCCCGATGGCAAACGCCCATTTGATGCTTACCGGCGTCCTGTCGAACCTGTCGATGGTCCGGCCATCGCCCTTATCGTAGGCGGGCTCGGCCTGTCGCAGACTGGTACGCAATATGCCATCGAACGTCTGCCGGGCGAGGTCACACTGGCATTCGCTCCGAGCGGCAATAGTCTGCAGCGCTGGCAACAGGCGGCACGCGAAGGCGGCCACGAGCTGCTTTTGCAATTGCCGATGGAGCCGTTCGGCTATCCCAATGTCAGCCCCGGCCCCGGAACCTTGCTGGCCGACGCCTCGCCCGAAGAGACGCAGCGGCTGACGCGCGAGGCAATGTCGCGCATCACCACCTATGCCGGAGTGGTGAACTATATGGGCGGGCGTTTCCTGACCCAGGAAAACGCGATCGGCTCCGTCATCGATGAGGCCGCCGATCGCGGTCTGATGTTTGTCGATGATGGAACAGTGCCCGGCTCACGAGCCGCTCAGCTCGCAACGAAGCGAGGCGTTCCCTATGCCAGAGCGGGCGATGCACTCGACAATAATCGCGATCCGGAGACGATCCGCCGCGCCCTGACGGCGTTGGAGGCCAAGGCCATGGCTGGCGGCCCGGTCATCGCAACGGCATCCGCATTCCGCGCGACTGTCGAGGAGATCTCGGCCTGGATCGACGAGGCAAAGTCGCGCGGCATCCATTTTGTTCCCGTCAGCGCATTGGCTCAGGATAGCCGCTGAGCCGCCAGCCGAATGAGAGTTAGAAATGCCCAACCCGAATCCGGACGACCTGCCCTACCGGCCCTGCGTCGGCGTGATGCTCCTGAACAGGGACGGACTGGTCTGGACAGGCCACCGCAAGACCAAGCCAAACTCGGAAGAGCACGGTTCCGGTCATCTTTGGCAAATGCCGCAAGGCGGGATCGACAAAGGCGAGGAACCCGAAGCGGCTGCGTTGCGCGAGCTCTACGAAGAAACCGGCATCCGTTCCGTCCACCTTCTTGCTGAGACGTCGGACTGGCTGACCTACGATCTGCCCTCCCACCTGATCGGAAAAGCTCTCAAGGGCAAATACCGTGGCCAGAAGCAGCGCTGGTTTGCCTACCGATTCGAGGGTGACGACAGCGAAATCCGGATCGATCCGCCACCCGAGGGGCACACAGCCGAATTCGATGCCTGGGACTGGAAGCCGATGAAAGAGCTGCCGGGACTGATCGTCCCCTTCAAGCGCTCTCTATACGAACAGGTCGTCACCTCATTCCGACACCTATCCGGCTCGGACTAGTCCGCCTTCAGGATTTCGCCGGCCACGTCGATCAGTTCTTCGCCTGTCAGATCTGCCGGTTCCATGACCGATGGATAGTGCTGCCCGCGGCCGACGAAGGCCGTTTTCATGCCGGCGCATTTTGCGCCGTGCAGATCCCAGGCATGGCAGGCGATCATGCAGTGCGCTTCCGGCGGTAGCCCCGTCACGGCGAAGGCCTGCTCATAGACCGATATGTGCGGCTTGAAACGTCCGACGCTCTCGACACTCAGTATCTCTTGCACATGGCTGCAGAGGCCGGCCCCATCGAGCAGGGAACGGGTTCTTTCCGCCGGGCCATTGGAAAGAGCGACAATGGTGATGCCGCCGTCGCGTAGTCGGTCGAAGCAGGCGCGCGCGTCGTCATGCGCCGGCATTTTGGCGAAGGCGTTCAGCACATCCTCACGTGCTTCTGGCCGGACCTGGATCTGACGGATCGCCAGCAACTCATCGAGAGCGTCAGCCAGAATTTCTGGAAAGGGCCTCGCCCGATGCGTGACGTCGAGTGCGAAGGCATCGCGCAATCCGAAAGCGAACCATGTCTCCAGATCGCGTCCGTCCAACCCGCATGCGGCCATAGCCCGCCGCACCGGCTTCAGCGAGAACACGGTTTCGATAATGTCGAAGACGGCGACCTTGATCTTTTCAGCCATCGGCGCTCCTCCCTTTACCGGAAAAACATAGCGCGCCGGATCATCCTGTCAGGCAAAAAGAAACGGGCCCGAAGTCGGGCCCGTCATGAAAGACTGCGCTACGATCGCTGATCAGGCCGGCAGGATGTGCTCGTGCAAGGTCGTGAGCGAACCGAGCACTTCCTCCAGCTCGCTCCGCTCCTCGTCATCCGACGTTTCGCCAAGGCGCGTCCGCGCTTCCTCGATACGGGATGTGAGAATGTCGCGATCGAACTCGCCGGGTGCTGCTGCAGTCTCGGCAAGGATGGTGCAGCTATCGGGCTGAACATCGGCAAAGCCGCCCAGAACGACATACTGTTCCTTGCTGCCGCCCGCCTCGACCGTGACCATGCCGGCGCGAAGCGAGGACATGGTGGGCGCATGGTTCGGCATCGCGGTGAAATCGCCATCGGCGCCGGGGACGACGACCGAATCGACTTCGCGCGAGACCAGAAGGCTTTCCGGCGAGACCAGTTCGAATGTGAATGCCATGGAAATCTAGGCTCCGGCGGCTCGGATCGGATGGTGAGGCTTGCCCGCACATCCGGCGGGCAAGCGATCGGGTGAAATCAGGCGGCTTCTTCGGCCAGCTTCTGCGCTTTTGCGACGGCTTCTTCCATCGTGCCGACCATATAGAAGGCAACTTCCGGAAGGTGGTCGTATTCGCCGTT contains these protein-coding regions:
- the proB gene encoding glutamate 5-kinase, coding for MRKRNKDTVTRKLEPYRRIAIKVGSALLVDRQTGLRAEWLAALCADIAQLRANGTEVLVISSGAIALGRTLLDLPPGSLKLEENQAAAAMGQITLASAWSNALATHDIRAGQILITLSDTEARRRYLNARATIGTLLKHGAVPVINENDTVATEEIRYGDNDRLAARVATMVGADLLILLSDIDGLYTAPPANNPGAKLIPEVSRITPQIEAMAGDAGSELSRGGMRTKIEAGKIATGAGCAMIIASGKPLSPITAIGAGAPHTLFAATGAATARKGWIVGSIECAGRIYVDAGAEEAFRAGKSLLPAGVKQVEGTFRRGDPVSIHRHDGGVEIARGLAGYDSNEAMMIAGHRNAEIEAILNQPPRSAMVHRDDLVIL
- a CDS encoding divergent polysaccharide deacetylase family protein codes for the protein MSLPSETDATRGPIDRPLGMNRPDPKTASGRGFRPFSHGAPLLLSLILLGGSIWTARHQDPLRKASELEETALARAPEPEQQIDPAVTEPKAEPNNPATTRIQSPIQRSGSGSGPAIIRVAPDSDTLPDLADGENPADSGGAIIIRDAAALSAPMRLSSRPEPSLIEQTPQGPLPTIGPDGKRPFDAYRRPVEPVDGPAIALIVGGLGLSQTGTQYAIERLPGEVTLAFAPSGNSLQRWQQAAREGGHELLLQLPMEPFGYPNVSPGPGTLLADASPEETQRLTREAMSRITTYAGVVNYMGGRFLTQENAIGSVIDEAADRGLMFVDDGTVPGSRAAQLATKRGVPYARAGDALDNNRDPETIRRALTALEAKAMAGGPVIATASAFRATVEEISAWIDEAKSRGIHFVPVSALAQDSR
- the rlmH gene encoding 23S rRNA (pseudouridine(1915)-N(3))-methyltransferase RlmH, producing MRIVIHAVGRMKAGPEAELCDRYLDRFRRAGGSLGLQFGGVLEPVESRASSVALRKREEAGKLLSHLDASSALILLDERGKDMTSPAFADRLGRFRDDGLSSLVLAIGGPDGHDAELREKADMVLSFGQATFPHQIVRILLAEQLYRATTILSGHPYHRA
- a CDS encoding RNA pyrophosphohydrolase, producing MPNPNPDDLPYRPCVGVMLLNRDGLVWTGHRKTKPNSEEHGSGHLWQMPQGGIDKGEEPEAAALRELYEETGIRSVHLLAETSDWLTYDLPSHLIGKALKGKYRGQKQRWFAYRFEGDDSEIRIDPPPEGHTAEFDAWDWKPMKELPGLIVPFKRSLYEQVVTSFRHLSGSD
- a CDS encoding S41 family peptidase, with the translated sequence MIRKLSLLCAGALMGATAMTVVTNGLDLQAKAASSETYRQLAIFGDVLERVRSQYVTEPDEKELIQSAIKGMLASLDPHSAYLDPDEASDMSVQTRGEFGGLGIEVTMQDDLVKVITPMDDTPAMKAGVLAGDLIARIDGDEVRGLTLSEAVEKMRGARGEPIMLTILREGADAPIEIEVIRDIIKVKAVKVRTEGDVGYLKVTSFTEKTFADLEKGFKTIQKEIPEDELKGYVLDLRLNPGGVLTQAIAVSDAFLDRGKILSTRGRDDREYKRYDATPGDLAEGKPVIVLINGGSASASEIVAGALQDLRRATVLGTRSFGKGSVQTVLPLAENGALKLTTALYYLPSDASIQGKGITPDIIVKQPLPDDMKGREEDMKRGESSLRGHITGDSEDDEGSGSSAYVPPEAEDDLQLQAALRLLRGEDKDPAFPPSQDRADAGTAQQ
- a CDS encoding haloacid dehalogenase type II, whose protein sequence is MAEKIKVAVFDIIETVFSLKPVRRAMAACGLDGRDLETWFAFGLRDAFALDVTHRARPFPEILADALDELLAIRQIQVRPEAREDVLNAFAKMPAHDDARACFDRLRDGGITIVALSNGPAERTRSLLDGAGLCSHVQEILSVESVGRFKPHISVYEQAFAVTGLPPEAHCMIACHAWDLHGAKCAGMKTAFVGRGQHYPSVMEPADLTGEELIDVAGEILKAD
- a CDS encoding F0F1 ATP synthase subunit epsilon, giving the protein MAFTFELVSPESLLVSREVDSVVVPGADGDFTAMPNHAPTMSSLRAGMVTVEAGGSKEQYVVLGGFADVQPDSCTILAETAAAPGEFDRDILTSRIEEARTRLGETSDDEERSELEEVLGSLTTLHEHILPA
- a CDS encoding nicotinate-nucleotide adenylyltransferase, yielding MRLIGTARDRPSVDLDDIDARYLRMPVVPRGLAVGLFGGSFNPAHEGHVLVAETALRRLKLDRLWWMVTPGNPLKNRNELAPLAERIAQSETLARDPRIDVTAFEAVIGAGFTADTLAHIRRRNPAVHFVWIMGADSLAGFHRWQRWREIAETYPIAIIDRPGSTLAFLSSRMAKTFDHARIDENDAALLPRISPPAWTFIHGPRSSLSSTEIRQERRVPQ
- a CDS encoding HdeD family acid-resistance protein, coding for MAYDPTHSETRLATSSGNHWGWQLAFGIILLIGGLIALLNPFAASMAATTIAAIVFLFVGIMQIVMAVRDIHGTASRVATGILGALLILFAILLMFDPIGGIISLTLMIGFFFIAMGAARLWIAMRMRERRGWGWLAAAGVITIVLGIATLFFATAGDLALLGLFLAVDLLFAGGAAIAQAMMGRTQG
- a CDS encoding glutamate-5-semialdehyde dehydrogenase, translating into MLDRSEDNGSEIRTLMAGIGLRARAASAPLAIATTEAKNAALRAMADEVEAATDDILRANEKDMEAGRARNLAGSFLDRLELTAERIAAIAASVRAIAELPDPVGAITSEWDRPNGLHIERVRTPLGVIGVIYESRPNVTADAGALCLKSGNAVILRGGSDSAHSSRAIHAALIEGLREAGLPEDAIQLVPTTDRSAVGELLTGLSGTVDVIVPRGGKSLVARVEADARVPVFAHLEGLCHIYVDKSADLDMAVEIVANAKLRRTGICGAVETLLIDRAALETHLKPILDKLSEGGCEIRADETIFAAWPGAIGAEDADWATEYLDAIVSVAAVDGISGAIQHINRWSSRHTEAIIAEDTEAVARFFSEIDSAILLHNASTQFADGGEFGMGAEIGIATGKMHARGPVGLEQLCSFKYRVRGTGQTRP
- a CDS encoding cupin domain-containing protein produces the protein MTVKDDTKPAFIHAPSQPPRIKKSNYPPVFAERVAKRTKRPLGDSFALTNFGVNLTTLEPGGESALLHRHSRQDEFIYVLDGHPTLRTEEGEWDLSPGDCAGFPAGGSAHHLINRTEKQAVYLEIGDRTAGDEGTYPEDDLKAVMTDDGWAFTRKDGTAY
- a CDS encoding murein hydrolase activator EnvC family protein, producing MIARRLPLLRALFGGLALSAAGYAMAHAADETAATDKTITTKSFEADYSEARRIAVRRDEKRSDYQSLARELAESASRRAALQAEIAALGVDARAIGAALIQAAKTERKLTEDIASIESRLVGLRERQSGLQISLTARRALLAEVLASLQRMGLNPPPALLVTPDDALSAVRSAILLGAVVPELREETTALLQDLSDLRNVAAHITEQKESLAETQRDQAAERERLSLLLDAKNAARQKSQAQIEAEQARASELAKRASSLAELIETLEDERQKAEEEARQEADRKAEEAAEAARLAALEAERQRTAEAEAKAKAAQELADRLARLRDPDEKDADHRLSANLPFSSRRGDLVLPVAGRLESRFGETDETGEKRLGDTVRSQSGSIVTSPAGGTVLFAGRFRSFGQTIILDAGEGYAIVMGGMHAINVTRGQSVLAGEPIGEMGETRLAALAPLEDALSEPMLYIEFWKDKKPVDPAAWWSNHSLGRTRNDP
- the rsfS gene encoding ribosome silencing factor, translating into MAERTRNAVLASLDDSKAEDILSIDIRGKSSLGDFMVIASGRSHRHVAAIAEHLKQALKDNGYGVARVEGDGSADWILIDQGDVIVHIFRPEVREFYNLEKMWQLPDLEDGTVH